A segment of the Fimbriimonadaceae bacterium genome:
GCCCCCGACTGGACCTCAGTCGCTCCTTTCTCTTTGAGTTTGGGGATCACGATCCCTGACGCGAAGGCTTCGGGCACCATCCGGACCCGCATGATGTCGGCCAGGTGGATGCGCTTGACCTTGCCGTCGACCCGCTGGTAGTTGAAGGTCTCGGAATCGTGGTTGGGGTGTGCCCCGCCCGTATAGAAGTGGCACTGCACGAGGAACGAGAGGAGGTTCTCCCGTCGAAGCTTGGGCTCCACACTCCAGTCCGCCGTGTACTCGTGCTCGGGCTTGGCGTCCAACTGGTTGAATTCGTGCTTGAAGGCCCCGACACGCTTCTGGGCCGCCGCCTTGAGGCCCGCCGTCGCGACTTTGCCGATCGAACTCGTGTAGACCGGATAGCTTGCGGTGATTTGGTACCACCCTGCCTTGACGGACTGGACCTTGCCTAGGCCGTCGACCACCATGGCGCTGGCCAGGACACAAGAAAAGGCGACACCTACGGTCGTGAGTGCTCTCATGCCCCCATTATGGAGCGCGGAGGGTCCCCGTGAGAATGCCTGGCCCTACCCCACACCGGTGCCGCGGCGGTCGGCAGGCAGTTCGGCGTCGCGGTTCGCGTGGATGAAGAGCGACCCCTCCACGACTGTCCCGTCGAGGGGCTCGGCCCCGGGGAGCAACAGTCCCTTCAGCCAACCGTCGCGCACCAGGGCCTCGACGGTCTCCATCGCCTTGCTCAAGATGTCGCTGTTGAAGTCCATGTTGTCCCGTCGGAACCCGGCGGCGAGGTGGGACAGAGCCTTGAAGGCCGCCTTGTCGGTCTGGAACGCCTCGACGACGCGGCGCACCATGCCCACCATGGGCAACACCTTGTTGTTCCGGCTCCACCCGTCGACGCGCAAGACCCGGCCCTTTTCATACGACGGCATCGCGACCGGCACCGCCCGGCGAAGGTCGAGTTCAAACCCGTTGAACCCGCCGTAAGCCGTCTGGACCTTGTCGTCAAGAAACCAACGGTTGATCTCGTGGATGGCAAAGAAGCTGTAGCTGCCCAGCCCGCCCGCGTACATGTCCTCGTCGACGAAGCCGCCGGTGCCGATCCATTGGAACGCCTTGTCGGCGTCTAGCTCCATGCCTGCCTCGGCGGCGATCCGGCTGGTGAACTCCTTCAGTTCACTGAAGTGGGCGTTGGCACGGTACCAGTAGTCGGCAAACCGGATGTGCTGGCCGACCCGCCGCCGGTTTCGCCCGGTGTACTGCTCGAAGAGCCAGTCGCGGTCACCACCCTTGGCCAGTTCGATCACGGTAAACGCGGCCTCCCTCGCGCTGGCATGGGTCAGGGTGAGGCCGGCAGAGAGGATCGGGTCGGCAAAGCCGGCCGCTTCCCCGACCAGCATCCAGTTCTCCTCGGCCATTGTCTCGCTGATGAAGGACCAGTCCTTGGTCGCGGTGAAGTGCCCCTCGCAGGTGGCGTCCGCCATCAGCTGGCTGATCCGGGGCTCCTCGGCCAGGGCCCGCAAGTACAGTTCTTCGGGTCGCAGCCCGGTCGACTTGTAGTACTCGGCCGGGCAGACAAACCCGATGGAGGTCCGGGTCGGCCCCAACGGGATGAACCAGATCCAGCCGTAACCCAGGGACATGATCTGGATCCGGGTCCCGCCGACGCCGAGCTTAACCGCCCACTCCGCATTTTGCCAATAGTCGTAGAAGGCCACGTTCTTGAGCGCGCTGGGCTCTTCCACCGGGACCCCGAGGGCCCGTCGCAACGCGGCGGCGTTGCCGCTGGCGTCGATGTACATGTCCGCCGTCACCTGCTCGCCGTTGCCCAGCTTCAGATAGGCGATCTCACGTCCCTTTTTCCCGACGGAGGCGACCCCCGTCCCCTCGAACACCTCCGCACCCAGTTCGCGGGCATGGTCGAGAAGAATCTTGTCGTAGACCGCACGGTCGACTTGGAACGCGGTGCGCAACCGTTGCCCGGCGAACTTGGCGGGGCGCTCCTCGTCCTGGAACTCACCGTTCGGGGTGAAGTTGAAGTCCCAGAGGTCGCTTGTCTTGCCCCACCGGTAGGTGGCGCCGATCTTGACGGGAAAGCCGGCCGCCTCCACCTTGTCCCACACCTTCATCTCGTCGAGGATGTAACTGATGTAGGGGAGCTGGCTTTCGCCGACGTGGTCCCGGGGGAACGTCTCGCGTTCAAACACGGCCACGCTGAGTTCGGGGCAGTACTGTTTGAGAAATGTGGCGCAGGTCGAACCCCCCGGCCCCCCACCGACAATCGCGACATCGTAATGCATGATTGATTGGCTCCAAGATCGCCCGCGAATCGTTTCGCAACTCATGTTACACCCACCAGGGCGGCTTGTTGCAACCTGGACCAAGGCGCAGGGCCCCCTCGTCGTGTATAATCCGAATCGTTTCGCAAAGATGGCCCGTGGCACCGTCGCCAGAAGCTGGGCCCCACGCGTTCCCGACCGGTGGCTCCATGAGTGCGACGATCAAAGACATCGCCCAAAAGCTCAACATCTCCACGAGCACGGTCAGCTACGCCCTCAACGGAGGGCCCCGTCCGGTGCCCCCGGCGGTGAAGGAGGAAGTCCTCCGGGTCGCCCGCGAGCTGAAGTACCGCCCGAACCGCCTGGCCAAGTCGCTGGTGACGCGCCGCTCGCACACCGTAGGCATCCTTCCCACATTGGCGGCCCCGAACCTGGCGGTGTCCCCCTACTTCCAGATGGCGTTCAACGGCGTCCTCAACCAAGCCGAGATCCAGGGTTACGACGTGCTCGTCTTTTCCCGGCCGCAATCGACCGCGTCGAAGGCCGACGACATCCTGAGCGTGCTGTGGGACGGCCGCACCGACGGCACCGTCCTGATCGCGCCGTATGTGGACGCCCCGGTCATCCCGGCCCTGCTTCAACTAGGTGTGCCCTTCACGGTCGTCAACTCCCGCGTCGAGGGGGCGGTGTGCGTCACCTGCGACAACCGGCACGGCGTGGAGTCGGCCCTGAACCACTTGGTCGGACTGGGGCACACCAAGATCGGCCACCTCGCCGGGCCCGACGTCCTGGAAGACGCCCGGGTACGTCAAGCGGCGTTTGAAGACTTCATGCGGGACTCGGGCTTGGAGTTGAGGCCCGAGTGGATCGTCAAGACCGAATACACCAGCGAAAGCGCCGAGCAAGAGGCCCATGCCTTGCTTGACACGAAGGACCGGCCGACGGCGGTCTTTTGCGGCAACGACGAGGCCGCCCTTGGGCTTCTGCGGGCCGCCCGGGCCCGCGGCATCCGGATGCCGGACGAACTCAGCGTCGTCGGCTTCGACAACATCTTCAATTGCGAGCACATGCACCCACCCCTCACGACGGTCGAGCAACCGATCGGCGAGATGGGCAAAGCCGCCTTTGAAGCCTTGATCGACCTGATCGAGGGCCGACCGGCCCAAACCGTCGTCATGGAGACGCGGCTCGTCGTCCGCGAGTCCACCGCGCCGCCGGCGCGCCGGGCCTGACCCCGGGTCGACCAATTTTTCAAAATCAGTCCCACATTTTCGGCGACCTGTGTTATCATGCTCCCTGAGAAACGTTTTGCGAAACGATTCGCAAAACCCAACTCGGTGCCGAGAGGCACGTCAAACGATGTCGTGGCCCGCATGCCGGGCCCCCGATCTCGGTGGACGTTCACCGAACCCGAATCAAAGCCGAACGCATATGAGCAACCGCAAAAGGGCCTTCACCCTGATCGAACTCCTTGTCGTCATCGCGATCATCGCGATCCTCGCCGCCATCCTGTTCCCTGTCTTTGCCCAGGCGAAGCTGGCCGCGAAAAAGACTCAGGCGTTGAGCAACGCCAAGCAGTTGGCCATCGCCAACATCATGTACCAGGGCGACTATGACGACATGCTGATCAAGTCGTACTTTGGCTTCCCGCAGGCCCCCGCCTGCGACTGGAACCTGCCCTGGGGCACGCCGGGCCTCTTCTACAACTGGCG
Coding sequences within it:
- a CDS encoding tryptophan 7-halogenase — encoded protein: MHYDVAIVGGGPGGSTCATFLKQYCPELSVAVFERETFPRDHVGESQLPYISYILDEMKVWDKVEAAGFPVKIGATYRWGKTSDLWDFNFTPNGEFQDEERPAKFAGQRLRTAFQVDRAVYDKILLDHARELGAEVFEGTGVASVGKKGREIAYLKLGNGEQVTADMYIDASGNAAALRRALGVPVEEPSALKNVAFYDYWQNAEWAVKLGVGGTRIQIMSLGYGWIWFIPLGPTRTSIGFVCPAEYYKSTGLRPEELYLRALAEEPRISQLMADATCEGHFTATKDWSFISETMAEENWMLVGEAAGFADPILSAGLTLTHASAREAAFTVIELAKGGDRDWLFEQYTGRNRRRVGQHIRFADYWYRANAHFSELKEFTSRIAAEAGMELDADKAFQWIGTGGFVDEDMYAGGLGSYSFFAIHEINRWFLDDKVQTAYGGFNGFELDLRRAVPVAMPSYEKGRVLRVDGWSRNNKVLPMVGMVRRVVEAFQTDKAAFKALSHLAAGFRRDNMDFNSDILSKAMETVEALVRDGWLKGLLLPGAEPLDGTVVEGSLFIHANRDAELPADRRGTGVG
- a CDS encoding DUF3298 domain-containing protein produces the protein MRALTTVGVAFSCVLASAMVVDGLGKVQSVKAGWYQITASYPVYTSSIGKVATAGLKAAAQKRVGAFKHEFNQLDAKPEHEYTADWSVEPKLRRENLLSFLVQCHFYTGGAHPNHDSETFNYQRVDGKVKRIHLADIMRVRMVPEAFASGIVIPKLKEKGATEVQSGAVTHLTREQADKFYITDEGLTWRFDPYEMGSYAEGAIEVTATWDELKGKVIVGP
- a CDS encoding LacI family DNA-binding transcriptional regulator → MSATIKDIAQKLNISTSTVSYALNGGPRPVPPAVKEEVLRVARELKYRPNRLAKSLVTRRSHTVGILPTLAAPNLAVSPYFQMAFNGVLNQAEIQGYDVLVFSRPQSTASKADDILSVLWDGRTDGTVLIAPYVDAPVIPALLQLGVPFTVVNSRVEGAVCVTCDNRHGVESALNHLVGLGHTKIGHLAGPDVLEDARVRQAAFEDFMRDSGLELRPEWIVKTEYTSESAEQEAHALLDTKDRPTAVFCGNDEAALGLLRAARARGIRMPDELSVVGFDNIFNCEHMHPPLTTVEQPIGEMGKAAFEALIDLIEGRPAQTVVMETRLVVRESTAPPARRA